The following proteins come from a genomic window of Lachnoclostridium phytofermentans ISDg:
- a CDS encoding sensor domain-containing diguanylate cyclase, whose translation MDDKIQMTLATMQNIFKELLSGKQCEPMEEPSQILELQNLSKLINKLIQNMNEMNRLTIDLSQGKLDGPLPSRYNYMASPLKQLHSQLSILKWNMCQLQSGYVVSKLEYTGELFDAFNGLIDQVVAASTQERNSVVSDIPSFNSWRYHQILQALNMLHILVLEIDSNGRVMYANHSAKEILGEMEYISSECRKSKVLEVIKRFSSEDYTFPALQEIYENGSRTWYQITSDRILLPNGQILYIHMIENVNEWKIKENQLILSSMKDTLTSAYNRKTGLEELENLLAHRDPRKTHCISFIDIDSLKTINDTYGHNEGDYTIKNIAKVLLSTVRDSDIVCRFGGDEFFIIFKNCSEEAANKIIMRTYEILDNMNNSNRKPYMLSFSYGIVPFSSDSTYKATDLLELADQKMYQYKNKKLKT comes from the coding sequence ATGGATGACAAAATTCAGATGACACTTGCCACCATGCAAAATATCTTTAAAGAGCTACTGTCCGGAAAACAGTGTGAGCCAATGGAAGAACCTTCTCAGATACTAGAACTGCAGAATCTCTCAAAGCTGATAAATAAGCTGATTCAAAATATGAATGAAATGAACCGCTTGACAATTGACCTTTCACAAGGTAAGCTGGACGGTCCCCTCCCTTCCCGATATAACTACATGGCTAGCCCACTAAAGCAGCTTCACTCCCAACTATCCATTCTGAAATGGAACATGTGTCAGCTACAATCAGGATATGTAGTCAGTAAACTTGAGTATACCGGGGAATTGTTTGATGCCTTTAACGGACTAATTGATCAGGTGGTAGCTGCTTCTACACAGGAACGAAACAGCGTCGTTTCCGATATACCTTCCTTTAACAGTTGGCGTTATCATCAGATACTCCAGGCCCTTAATATGCTTCATATTCTGGTACTTGAAATAGACAGCAATGGCCGAGTGATGTATGCGAACCACTCGGCAAAGGAAATATTAGGTGAAATGGAATATATTTCTTCAGAGTGTAGAAAAAGCAAGGTATTAGAGGTTATTAAAAGATTCAGCAGCGAGGACTATACCTTCCCTGCTCTTCAGGAGATTTATGAGAACGGCAGCAGAACATGGTACCAGATCACATCTGACAGGATTTTGCTTCCCAACGGACAAATATTATACATACATATGATTGAAAATGTTAATGAGTGGAAAATTAAAGAAAATCAATTGATACTGTCATCAATGAAAGATACGTTGACATCTGCCTATAACCGTAAAACAGGGCTTGAGGAACTGGAAAATCTCCTAGCCCATAGGGACCCAAGAAAAACACATTGCATATCCTTTATCGATATCGATAGCTTAAAAACCATCAATGATACCTATGGTCACAATGAAGGGGATTATACAATAAAGAATATTGCCAAGGTACTTCTCTCAACCGTACGCGATTCAGATATCGTCTGCCGGTTTGGCGGTGATGAATTTTTTATTATCTTCAAAAACTGTTCGGAAGAAGCTGCGAATAAAATTATCATGAGAACGTACGAGATACTGGACAATATGAACAACAGCAATAGAAAACCCTACATGCTGTCCTTTAGTTACGGTATTGTACCTTTTTCTTCCGATTCTACCTATAAGGCTACTGACCTACTGGAATTAGCCGATCAAAAGATGTATCAATATAAAAACAAAAAATTAAAAACTTAA
- a CDS encoding V4R domain-containing protein, which translates to MNYENKPTKFTWEGLGDIDAGRGTLGPDMPVFVYRLFQFTLKDILDREYDEETSNNLYRAAGHLAGTELAKNILDLSGDFDFFVANLTNKLKELKIGILRIEKADLDAFSFTLTVSEDLDCSGLPLYGETVCDYDEGFIAGILETYSGQPFTVREVDCWATGARTCRFSAELK; encoded by the coding sequence ATGAATTATGAAAACAAACCAACCAAGTTTACTTGGGAGGGGCTTGGAGATATTGACGCAGGAAGAGGTACTTTGGGGCCGGACATGCCGGTATTCGTGTACCGACTGTTCCAATTCACCCTAAAGGATATCCTGGACAGAGAATATGACGAAGAGACTTCCAATAACTTGTACCGGGCAGCTGGTCATCTGGCTGGTACAGAACTGGCAAAAAATATCTTAGATCTTTCCGGCGATTTTGATTTCTTTGTCGCCAACCTAACCAACAAGCTAAAAGAGTTGAAAATCGGTATACTACGTATTGAAAAAGCCGATCTGGATGCATTTTCCTTTACCCTGACGGTTTCAGAAGATCTAGATTGTTCGGGGCTACCACTTTATGGAGAAACCGTATGTGATTATGATGAAGGTTTTATTGCAGGCATTCTTGAAACGTATAGTGGGCAACCTTTTACGGTTAGGGAGGTCGACTGCTGGGCAACCGGTGCTAGAACCTGTCGGTTTTCCGCTGAATTAAAATAA
- a CDS encoding response regulator transcription factor → MINDQKNEENIKEKHPNSTISKNLINDNHLEGILTKRELVIATSIVQNETNKYIAHKLHISEGTVKRMVYNIYQKLGITSRVELTKLFYNCMDE, encoded by the coding sequence ATGATAAATGATCAGAAAAATGAAGAGAATATCAAGGAAAAGCATCCAAATAGTACTATTTCAAAAAATCTTATTAATGATAACCACTTAGAGGGCATTCTAACAAAAAGGGAATTAGTGATAGCCACATCAATAGTGCAAAATGAAACAAATAAATACATAGCCCACAAACTTCATATTAGTGAGGGAACAGTAAAGCGCATGGTGTATAATATCTATCAAAAGTTAGGTATCACCAGCCGTGTGGAACTTACAAAGCTATTCTATAATTGTATGGATGAGTAA
- a CDS encoding DUF2089 family protein, with amino-acid sequence MAIEVVPEWMLNLDDEDISFIKKFLLASGSLKEIANQYNVTYPTVRLRLDKLIQKIKISEDTTNDPYVALIKRLAVNDKVDFDTAKILISEYKKIEKGY; translated from the coding sequence ATGGCAATCGAAGTTGTACCAGAATGGATGTTAAATTTAGATGATGAAGACATTTCATTTATTAAAAAATTTTTACTTGCCTCTGGTTCATTAAAAGAAATAGCGAATCAATATAATGTTACTTATCCTACAGTTAGATTGAGACTAGATAAATTAATACAAAAAATTAAAATTAGCGAAGACACTACAAATGACCCTTATGTTGCTTTGATTAAACGACTTGCTGTGAACGATAAGGTCGATTTTGATACAGCTAAGATATTGATTTCTGAATATAAAAAAATTGAGAAGGGGTATTAA
- a CDS encoding nuclear transport factor 2-like protein — protein MDIYSFWNTTLKQNASTMRTYFHADAYVRWHNTNEHFTVDEFIQANCEYPDKWDGEVERVEEIRDLIITVTHVYAVNKPLSFHVTSFIRVKDDKIISIDEYWGDDGSAPQWRLDKHIGKSIK, from the coding sequence ATGGATATATATAGTTTCTGGAACACAACCTTAAAACAGAATGCTTCTACTATGAGAACATATTTTCATGCAGATGCTTATGTAAGATGGCATAATACTAATGAACATTTTACAGTTGATGAGTTTATTCAAGCAAATTGTGAGTATCCCGATAAATGGGATGGAGAAGTAGAAAGAGTTGAGGAAATTCGTGATTTAATTATTACTGTTACACATGTATATGCTGTTAACAAGCCACTTTCTTTTCATGTTACTTCATTTATTAGAGTTAAAGATGACAAAATTATTTCTATTGATGAATACTGGGGAGATGATGGATCCGCCCCACAATGGCGATTAGATAAACATATTGGTAAGTCTATAAAATAA
- a CDS encoding CDP-alcohol phosphatidyltransferase family protein → MIKIILKLKMIRVLVREVSDRMKLTAKEVFNIPNILCYIRFLLVPCFAISYLKADKPGDYYLAASFLLIAGITDLLDGFIARKFNQITELGKAIDPIADKLTQTAILLCTMFHVKGMFLLVILFAVKECTMGVCGYLLLKRNKKLDGAMWFGKVSTAVFYATMLVLIAFPNLNVVWINLLMIITGAFLALSFILYIPVFAKMFHES, encoded by the coding sequence TTGATTAAAATAATTTTAAAGCTTAAAATGATTAGAGTACTAGTAAGAGAGGTAAGTGATCGTATGAAATTAACTGCAAAAGAAGTATTTAATATTCCAAATATTTTATGCTATATCCGATTCCTATTAGTTCCATGTTTTGCAATTAGTTATTTAAAAGCAGATAAGCCTGGAGATTATTATTTAGCAGCATCCTTTTTATTGATTGCAGGAATTACCGATCTTTTGGATGGGTTTATTGCAAGAAAGTTCAATCAGATAACGGAGCTTGGTAAAGCAATTGACCCGATTGCAGATAAACTCACACAAACTGCAATACTATTGTGTACGATGTTTCACGTAAAAGGTATGTTTTTACTAGTGATATTATTTGCTGTAAAAGAATGTACGATGGGAGTTTGTGGTTATCTTCTATTAAAGAGAAACAAAAAACTAGATGGTGCGATGTGGTTTGGCAAGGTTTCTACTGCTGTATTTTATGCTACCATGTTAGTTCTAATAGCATTCCCAAATTTAAATGTTGTCTGGATTAATTTATTGATGATAATTACAGGAGCTTTTTTAGCTTTATCGTTTATACTCTATATTCCGGTATTTGCTAAGATGTTTCATGAGAGTTAA
- a CDS encoding MerR family transcriptional regulator, with protein sequence MNTKFTVGEIAKLSGLSKQTLIYYDKENVFKPKLVDSNNNYRYYTADQIEVLDSILILKEIGLSLKEIKDFMNHRNSDNAVALLKNQQKEIKQKIKQLSLIENRLDYKLRTLQEFDRDSERVQITTLEKTEYLAIEPVTTPNGLLDVDLAIKRLLTKANNHNYPYYYQIGDMVSKENLLLGNYISFEYAFLPLQVAPEKGTYHKKVKGTYAKCYHQGPYKNITDTYQFLIEYIKKEGYQIASPSYEYCILDSLTTKKSEEYVTEIQIKIEKT encoded by the coding sequence ATGAATACGAAGTTTACAGTCGGTGAAATCGCTAAATTGAGCGGATTATCCAAACAGACCCTTATCTACTATGATAAGGAGAATGTATTTAAACCCAAATTAGTCGACTCCAATAATAACTACCGTTACTATACTGCAGATCAAATTGAAGTATTGGACAGCATTCTAATTCTTAAGGAAATTGGATTATCCTTAAAAGAAATCAAAGATTTTATGAATCATCGTAATAGTGATAACGCTGTTGCCTTACTAAAAAATCAACAAAAGGAAATAAAACAAAAGATAAAACAACTTTCTTTAATCGAAAATAGATTGGATTATAAATTAAGAACTTTACAAGAATTTGACCGTGATAGTGAGCGTGTTCAGATAACTACATTAGAAAAAACAGAATACTTGGCAATAGAACCGGTAACAACTCCTAACGGACTTCTAGACGTTGATTTAGCCATAAAGAGATTGTTAACAAAAGCGAATAATCATAACTATCCATATTATTATCAAATAGGTGATATGGTTTCTAAAGAAAATCTGCTATTAGGCAATTATATCAGCTTTGAATATGCATTTCTTCCACTACAAGTAGCACCAGAAAAAGGTACTTATCACAAGAAAGTAAAAGGAACCTATGCGAAATGTTACCACCAAGGACCTTACAAAAATATTACTGATACTTATCAATTCCTTATTGAATATATAAAAAAAGAAGGTTATCAGATAGCCTCCCCATCCTATGAATATTGTATTTTAGATAGCTTAACTACTAAAAAATCCGAAGAGTACGTTACTGAAATACAGATAAAAATCGAGAAAACATAG
- a CDS encoding YitT family protein: MKKFNIRKDTIKHYSILLLGVAILAFGLFNVHSQSNITEGGVLGMILLLKHWTGISPGITGICLDSLCYFIGFKLLGKEFLKNALIASVGFSFFYNIFEHIGFVIPDLSSIPLLAAIVGGLFVGVGVGLVVRMGGASGGDDALALIIAQLSGCNISKAYFATDFVVLLLSLSYIPVQKIFYSLITVTLSSYIIGRIHKDNKKDNKEVATC; the protein is encoded by the coding sequence ATGAAGAAATTTAACATAAGAAAAGATACAATCAAGCATTATAGCATTCTTTTATTAGGTGTTGCTATATTAGCTTTTGGTTTGTTTAATGTACATAGCCAAAGTAACATTACAGAGGGTGGTGTACTTGGAATGATTTTGTTATTAAAACATTGGACAGGAATCTCTCCAGGAATTACAGGAATATGTCTAGATTCCTTGTGTTATTTTATTGGATTTAAGTTATTGGGTAAAGAATTTTTAAAAAATGCTTTGATAGCCAGTGTAGGGTTTTCCTTCTTCTATAATATTTTTGAACATATTGGCTTTGTTATTCCTGATTTAAGTAGTATTCCTTTACTTGCAGCTATAGTAGGTGGATTATTTGTTGGTGTCGGTGTCGGTCTTGTAGTCCGTATGGGGGGTGCCTCTGGTGGTGATGATGCCCTGGCGTTGATTATTGCACAACTTTCTGGATGCAATATCTCAAAAGCATATTTTGCAACTGATTTTGTTGTATTATTATTGTCACTTAGCTATATACCAGTACAAAAAATATTTTATTCTTTGATTACTGTCACTCTATCCTCTTATATAATAGGACGTATACACAAGGACAACAAGAAGGATAACAAAGAGGTTGCTACCTGTTAG
- a CDS encoding pectate lyase family protein, giving the protein MQKLNLKRWIAMFLTALMLLITIIPSPLSMVAKASSTNIDLIESSGWLESAYVKWMPMDGVDGYVAYVKGAYEEDTAYVKLDNELIRKYPTYYRADAVGLAAGIYVIKVVPVISGIEVEESAEVTGTLFVSAHTREGFAFSEFSTYKTGSGGYNNDGTVRDGAQIVYLTNENKDTVTLGVNTGSKEETCTGIVDILSKREKGKDLRPLIIRIIGKVETPAGVSGSLLNIKKTSNVTLEGIGDDATVYGWGILVREGKNIEIRNLGIMWFGDDAVSLDTKNENIWVHNNDLFYGKPGSDSDQVKGDGSIDVKAFSTNVTVSYNHFWDSGKSSLAGMSESQEFFITYHHNWFDHSDSRHPRIRLGSIHIYNNYFDGVSKYGVGVTMGASAFVENNYFRNCQYPMLSSGQGTDKYDSNTGNYTNKGTFSGENGGIIKEFGNFMVGEKRFVNQYTTPDAGQIDAYTVENREEQIPADVVTVQGGTSYNNFDTNPSRIYSYSVDSAEVAKIKVESFAGRNNGGDFKWYLSEAEDTNSEVIPELQVAIMNYTSRLVSVGGLGDNNEGPTTEPTQSPTEPTIAPTQPPTSEDYSHNFTTQRLTSSFYSFPGLANLANNKGTVTYNGMNLTDCLKMETGTQIVFTSPADGIYTMVFNPSTGKVNAKVNGAKYTGDDQTGILTIPVLAGTKYTIDKADTANLFYMSLSLDDKEVPTVTPTIVPTEAPKPTEIPTVIPTITPTIVPTGTPTPPESVVEGDIFVSPNASETGEGTFDDPIKLIVALTKVKAGNTIWMLPGNYKYSEPIVVEKWNSGSAGAYKTVRNYMGGKVILDFSEQEYLPSNRGLVQDADYWKWYGIEFKGAGDNGMLLSGNHNIIEMCQFYENRDTGLQLSRYDTTAATIDLWPSYNLIKNSTSFNNSDATGENADGFAAKLTCGEGNVFDGCMSYNNSDDGWDLYAKSETGPIGVITIRNCIAFRNGKLTNGSGSASGDMNGFKLGGSGIATPHIVENCMAFKNGAHGFTDNNNPAPLTFKNITAFNNSNLSGSKKANFQIDRANRPTVYNAIGISTRKIASDKITSAIGSKIVYMNSDKYYEYEGSIGGTFDSTSKSGTVITPVATDIFVSIVAPDLSTDFHTAWRNSDGSINTHGFLQIKENSKYATFSTNGGFIGAVFKDEVIVEPTPEPTPTPEVTPKPTPEVKPSPTPGGKPDPVPDVKPSPTPEPTPKVALIDQINVNSEKNIYIGGTMDWEWVGLRYPSTLKVVKDFTSSNTNISEGEMMLSYKSGNTKIAIVSQTGKIVGKSKGKTIIYITVTLSDGKTKQLQQQVTVNEASITFKRAASSMVIGDKNSFTLEVNGYRNEEIVWKTTKRDIAIVGKNNGKLTAVVSAKSVGEDYVVVSVKDKNGKLLSIKTKVQVYK; this is encoded by the coding sequence ATGCAAAAGTTGAATTTGAAACGATGGATAGCGATGTTCTTAACTGCATTAATGTTGCTAATAACAATTATACCATCGCCGTTAAGTATGGTTGCTAAAGCATCTAGTACTAACATTGACCTAATCGAAAGTAGTGGATGGTTAGAATCCGCATATGTGAAGTGGATGCCTATGGACGGGGTAGACGGATATGTAGCGTATGTTAAGGGTGCTTATGAAGAGGATACCGCTTATGTTAAGTTAGATAATGAATTAATAAGAAAATATCCAACTTACTATAGGGCGGATGCCGTAGGGCTTGCAGCAGGTATTTATGTCATTAAAGTTGTCCCTGTTATATCTGGGATAGAAGTTGAGGAGAGTGCAGAGGTAACTGGTACTTTATTTGTATCAGCACATACAAGAGAAGGTTTTGCATTTTCAGAGTTTTCAACGTACAAAACAGGATCCGGTGGTTATAATAACGATGGAACTGTTAGAGATGGTGCACAGATTGTTTATCTAACCAATGAAAATAAGGATACTGTTACCTTGGGCGTAAACACAGGTAGCAAGGAGGAAACTTGTACCGGTATTGTTGACATTTTGTCAAAGAGAGAAAAGGGAAAAGATTTAAGGCCACTTATCATACGTATCATTGGAAAAGTAGAAACTCCTGCTGGAGTGAGTGGTTCTTTGTTAAATATAAAGAAAACTTCCAACGTAACATTAGAAGGTATCGGAGACGATGCAACAGTCTATGGCTGGGGTATTCTAGTTCGAGAAGGTAAAAACATTGAGATTAGAAACTTAGGAATCATGTGGTTTGGTGATGATGCAGTTTCATTGGACACTAAAAATGAGAATATATGGGTTCATAACAATGATTTATTTTATGGAAAACCAGGGAGCGATTCTGACCAGGTTAAGGGAGACGGTTCCATAGATGTAAAAGCTTTTTCTACCAATGTAACGGTTTCTTACAATCACTTTTGGGATTCAGGTAAGTCTAGTCTAGCAGGAATGAGTGAAAGTCAGGAATTTTTTATTACTTATCATCACAATTGGTTTGACCATTCAGATTCACGTCATCCACGAATCAGACTTGGAAGTATACATATCTATAATAACTATTTTGATGGCGTTTCAAAATACGGTGTTGGAGTTACAATGGGAGCTTCTGCATTTGTAGAAAATAATTATTTTAGGAATTGTCAATATCCAATGCTTTCTTCTGGACAAGGTACCGATAAATACGATTCTAATACAGGTAACTATACCAATAAGGGAACTTTCTCTGGAGAAAATGGTGGTATAATTAAAGAATTTGGAAACTTCATGGTCGGTGAGAAACGATTTGTAAATCAATATACAACACCAGATGCGGGACAAATTGATGCCTATACAGTGGAGAACAGAGAGGAGCAAATCCCAGCTGATGTAGTAACTGTACAAGGGGGAACAAGTTACAATAACTTTGATACCAATCCAAGTAGAATATATTCTTATTCAGTAGATTCTGCAGAAGTGGCAAAAATTAAGGTTGAATCTTTTGCAGGACGTAACAACGGTGGAGATTTTAAATGGTATTTGAGTGAAGCAGAAGATACGAATTCTGAAGTAATTCCTGAGCTACAAGTGGCAATTATGAATTATACGTCTAGGTTAGTTTCCGTTGGTGGATTAGGAGACAATAATGAAGGGCCAACTACAGAACCCACACAATCACCAACAGAACCAACCATAGCACCAACACAACCGCCAACGAGCGAAGATTATTCACATAATTTCACAACACAAAGACTTACAAGTTCTTTCTATTCGTTTCCAGGATTAGCTAATTTGGCAAATAATAAAGGAACCGTTACATACAATGGTATGAATCTTACGGATTGTTTAAAGATGGAAACGGGAACACAGATAGTTTTTACCTCACCGGCAGATGGTATTTATACCATGGTCTTTAATCCTTCAACTGGTAAGGTGAATGCAAAAGTGAATGGTGCAAAGTATACAGGTGATGATCAAACAGGTATTCTAACAATTCCTGTTTTAGCTGGAACAAAATATACAATAGATAAAGCAGATACCGCTAATTTATTTTATATGAGTTTATCTTTGGATGATAAAGAAGTACCAACAGTAACACCAACCATAGTACCAACGGAAGCACCTAAGCCAACAGAAATACCAACAGTAATACCAACAATAACACCAACTATAGTGCCTACAGGAACACCAACACCTCCTGAATCTGTTGTAGAGGGAGACATCTTTGTATCACCAAACGCATCAGAAACTGGAGAAGGTACATTTGATGATCCAATTAAGCTTATCGTTGCTCTAACCAAAGTAAAAGCTGGTAATACTATCTGGATGTTGCCAGGAAACTATAAGTACAGTGAACCGATTGTTGTAGAAAAATGGAACAGTGGTAGTGCTGGTGCTTATAAGACAGTAAGAAACTATATGGGTGGTAAGGTTATTTTAGATTTTTCGGAGCAGGAGTATTTACCTAGCAACCGTGGTCTAGTACAAGATGCAGATTACTGGAAATGGTATGGAATCGAATTTAAAGGCGCCGGAGATAATGGTATGTTACTCTCTGGAAATCATAACATAATTGAAATGTGCCAGTTTTATGAGAATAGAGATACTGGTTTACAATTAAGTCGTTATGATACTACAGCTGCAACCATAGATCTATGGCCAAGTTATAACTTAATAAAGAATAGCACATCCTTTAACAACAGCGATGCAACAGGAGAAAATGCAGATGGCTTTGCAGCAAAGTTAACTTGTGGTGAAGGTAACGTATTTGATGGTTGCATGTCTTATAATAACAGTGATGATGGATGGGATTTATATGCTAAGTCAGAAACTGGTCCAATAGGAGTAATCACTATTAGAAATTGTATTGCTTTTAGAAATGGTAAATTAACGAACGGATCAGGTAGTGCAAGCGGAGATATGAACGGATTTAAACTTGGTGGTTCGGGAATTGCTACACCACACATAGTTGAAAATTGTATGGCATTTAAAAATGGTGCACATGGTTTTACAGATAACAATAATCCTGCACCGCTCACATTTAAAAACATTACAGCATTTAATAACAGCAATCTTAGTGGAAGTAAAAAGGCTAATTTCCAGATTGATCGTGCAAACAGACCAACTGTTTACAATGCAATCGGAATAAGCACGAGAAAAATCGCTTCGGATAAGATTACATCAGCGATTGGATCAAAAATCGTATATATGAACAGTGATAAATATTACGAATATGAAGGAAGTATAGGTGGAACCTTCGATTCAACGAGTAAAAGTGGAACAGTGATTACACCAGTTGCTACTGATATTTTTGTGAGTATCGTTGCACCAGATCTATCTACTGATTTCCATACTGCATGGAGAAACTCAGATGGTTCCATTAATACTCATGGTTTTCTGCAAATTAAGGAGAATAGTAAATATGCAACATTCTCAACGAATGGCGGTTTTATTGGTGCAGTTTTTAAAGATGAGGTTATTGTAGAGCCTACCCCTGAACCAACGCCAACCCCTGAAGTAACACCAAAACCAACACCAGAGGTAAAGCCAAGTCCAACACCAGGGGGGAAACCAGATCCAGTACCAGACGTAAAACCAAGTCCAACACCTGAACCAACACCGAAAGTGGCGTTAATTGATCAGATTAATGTAAATTCCGAAAAAAATATTTATATTGGAGGAACAATGGATTGGGAATGGGTAGGCTTACGTTACCCAAGTACACTAAAAGTTGTAAAGGACTTTACAAGCTCCAATACTAATATTTCCGAAGGTGAAATGATGCTTAGTTATAAGTCTGGTAATACCAAGATTGCTATAGTAAGTCAAACTGGAAAGATTGTTGGTAAGAGTAAAGGAAAAACCATAATTTATATTACAGTTACTTTGTCAGACGGTAAAACAAAGCAATTACAACAACAAGTCACAGTAAATGAAGCGAGCATTACGTTTAAGAGGGCAGCTTCATCCATGGTGATAGGTGATAAAAACTCATTTACATTGGAAGTCAATGGCTATAGAAATGAAGAAATTGTATGGAAAACTACAAAGCGAGATATTGCTATCGTTGGCAAAAATAATGGTAAATTAACCGCTGTAGTATCAGCAAAATCTGTAGGGGAAGATTATGTCGTTGTTAGTGTGAAAGATAAAAATGGCAAATTACTTTCTATCAAAACCAAAGTGCAAGTTTATAAATAG
- a CDS encoding MerR family transcriptional regulator — protein sequence MKYKISELAKLLNVSTNTVRRYEGYGHIKSKRDKNNTYRYYNKGDLTRLMTVRALRKYGFTHTDIIEMKDYSIQELIQQYKKQDQNMQDEIAYLTNLRHRLSDDLILLEKTNSIYQHLYIRDCIAYSYVLYQSGENLLLEENRTRKIHEYLYLAPEVQMVYIIKKEDIECDEIDINMGWAVKVSDLKQFNIEENEYTERYNTRKTLMSLEKLPVNIDKINKNTLNYKKAIFQEPFSYMREHNLRLDGDLLGVKIATITENNEELEYVLFNIPIAVNN from the coding sequence ATGAAATATAAGATTAGTGAATTAGCGAAATTATTAAATGTGTCAACTAATACAGTAAGACGATATGAGGGATATGGGCACATTAAATCGAAACGAGATAAAAATAATACATATAGATATTATAATAAAGGTGATCTCACTAGGTTAATGACAGTTAGGGCATTAAGAAAATATGGATTTACACATACTGATATTATTGAAATGAAAGATTATAGTATTCAAGAATTAATTCAGCAGTATAAAAAACAAGATCAAAATATGCAAGATGAAATAGCTTATTTGACGAATCTAAGACATCGATTAAGTGATGACCTGATTCTTTTGGAGAAAACGAATAGTATTTATCAACATCTTTACATCAGAGATTGTATTGCATATTCCTATGTATTATATCAAAGTGGTGAAAATTTATTGTTGGAAGAAAATCGTACTAGAAAGATTCATGAATACTTATATTTGGCACCAGAAGTACAGATGGTATACATAATTAAAAAAGAAGATATTGAATGTGATGAAATAGATATCAATATGGGATGGGCTGTAAAGGTATCAGATTTAAAACAGTTTAATATTGAGGAAAATGAGTATACAGAAAGATATAATACAAGAAAAACTCTCATGAGCTTGGAAAAACTACCTGTCAATATTGATAAAATAAATAAAAACACTTTAAATTATAAGAAAGCTATATTTCAAGAACCATTTTCCTATATGAGAGAACATAATCTTAGGTTAGATGGTGATTTATTAGGAGTTAAAATAGCTACGATAACTGAAAATAATGAAGAATTGGAGTATGTCCTGTTCAATATTCCAATTGCTGTAAATAATTGA
- a CDS encoding biosynthetic peptidoglycan transglycosylase: MKKKFIWIFSLIILSTIILCFTKAMPVISSGYKMYQNAVKENSVESVVDNIKEKEGYFSLDTIPEDYIKELLQSEDKRFYYHFGIDPISTTRAMFNNVMAGSFVQGGSTITQQLAKNMYFSFEKKLDRKVAEVFVAFELERNYSKDEILELYLNVIYFGEGCYGVKEAANHYYGVEPQYLNEEQIGELVFTIKSPNNYNPNVYVGEGV; the protein is encoded by the coding sequence ATGAAGAAGAAATTTATTTGGATATTTAGTTTAATAATTCTTTCAACCATTATATTATGCTTTACTAAAGCTATGCCAGTCATTTCAAGTGGGTATAAAATGTACCAAAATGCAGTAAAGGAAAATAGCGTGGAAAGCGTTGTTGATAATATCAAAGAAAAAGAAGGGTATTTTAGTCTTGATACAATTCCAGAAGACTATATTAAGGAGTTGTTACAATCAGAGGATAAACGATTTTATTATCACTTTGGAATAGATCCAATATCCACTACGAGAGCAATGTTTAATAATGTAATGGCAGGTTCTTTTGTGCAAGGGGGAAGTACGATTACTCAGCAGCTTGCAAAGAATATGTACTTTTCTTTTGAAAAAAAGTTAGATAGAAAAGTGGCTGAAGTGTTTGTTGCTTTTGAATTAGAAAGAAATTATTCGAAAGATGAAATTTTAGAGCTTTATCTTAATGTTATTTATTTTGGAGAAGGCTGCTATGGGGTGAAGGAAGCAGCAAATCATTATTATGGCGTTGAACCACAATATTTAAATGAAGAACAGATTGGAGAGTTAGTATTTACGATTAAGAGCCCGAATAATTATAATCCTAATGTTTATGTAGGGGAAGGGGTTTAG